One window of the Amycolatopsis mediterranei genome contains the following:
- a CDS encoding glutamate--tRNA ligase, with amino-acid sequence MLDRAVIDALFPADLPEPEHWEQQYPARDLPEGALVTRLGPSPTGFVHVGGIYVATIDQDVARRSGGRYLVRVEDTDQSREVEGALEQFERGFRYFRLAADEDIERGGDYGPYRQSARERIYLTYVRDLLRQGKAYLDFATKEELAAITQRQQATKLPTGYYGSWAIWRDADPADVQAKLDAGAPYVVRFRAPENATDTGARARFTDAIRGPLEAEANRNDVVILKSSDQSPRLPTYHFAHAVDDHLMRVNLVIRGDEWISSVPVHQQLFDALGFEPITYAHIAPLMKQEGGSKRKLSKRKDPEASVDFFIEAGYPADAVLYYLRGLANGRLAEMPLEQALTEPINLDECGVAGPLVDLVKLDDIAADHIATLSGAEILDAVRDWAGQFDPELRRVLDEEPDLALRALAVEREGAENPRKDLKKWSEFRAVYGFFFPQLHAAVTGPDDERIAALGVDRAVVQAVARDFAAGYRQLDDGQEWFEQIRAVAAKHGFARNAKEFKKNPEGFPGSIREASQIIRIALTGSTRSPDLHAITQALGQDEVLARIAALTK; translated from the coding sequence ATGCTGGACCGAGCGGTCATCGACGCACTCTTCCCTGCCGACCTGCCCGAACCCGAGCACTGGGAGCAGCAGTACCCCGCCCGCGACCTCCCCGAGGGCGCGCTGGTCACGCGCCTGGGCCCGTCGCCGACCGGGTTCGTGCACGTCGGTGGCATCTACGTGGCCACCATCGACCAGGACGTCGCCCGCCGCTCCGGCGGCCGCTACCTCGTCCGGGTCGAGGACACCGACCAGTCCCGCGAGGTCGAAGGCGCCCTCGAGCAGTTCGAACGCGGCTTCCGCTACTTCCGCCTCGCCGCGGACGAGGACATCGAGCGCGGCGGGGACTACGGCCCCTACCGGCAGTCGGCCCGCGAGCGCATCTACCTCACCTACGTCCGCGACCTGCTCCGCCAGGGCAAGGCGTACCTCGATTTCGCCACCAAGGAAGAGCTGGCCGCGATCACCCAGCGGCAGCAGGCCACCAAGCTGCCCACCGGCTACTACGGCAGCTGGGCCATCTGGCGCGACGCCGACCCGGCCGACGTCCAGGCCAAGCTCGACGCCGGTGCCCCGTACGTCGTGCGGTTCCGGGCCCCCGAAAACGCCACTGACACCGGCGCCCGCGCCCGCTTCACCGACGCCATCCGCGGGCCGCTGGAAGCCGAGGCCAACCGCAACGACGTCGTCATCCTCAAGAGCTCCGACCAGAGCCCCCGGCTGCCGACCTACCACTTCGCGCACGCCGTCGACGACCACCTCATGCGGGTGAACCTGGTGATCCGCGGCGACGAGTGGATCTCGTCGGTCCCGGTGCACCAGCAGCTGTTCGACGCGCTCGGCTTCGAGCCGATCACCTACGCGCACATCGCGCCGCTGATGAAGCAGGAGGGCGGCAGCAAGCGCAAGCTGTCCAAGCGCAAGGACCCGGAAGCCTCCGTCGACTTCTTCATCGAGGCCGGCTACCCCGCCGACGCCGTCCTGTACTACCTCCGCGGCCTCGCCAACGGCCGGCTCGCGGAGATGCCGCTGGAGCAGGCGCTCACCGAGCCGATCAACCTCGACGAGTGCGGCGTCGCCGGCCCGCTGGTGGACCTGGTCAAGCTCGACGACATCGCCGCGGATCACATCGCCACCCTGTCCGGCGCCGAGATCCTCGACGCCGTCCGGGACTGGGCCGGGCAGTTCGACCCCGAGCTGCGCCGGGTCCTCGACGAGGAGCCCGACCTCGCCCTGCGCGCGCTGGCCGTGGAGCGCGAAGGCGCCGAGAACCCGCGCAAGGACCTGAAGAAGTGGAGCGAGTTCCGCGCCGTCTACGGCTTCTTCTTCCCGCAGCTCCACGCGGCCGTCACCGGGCCCGACGACGAGCGCATCGCGGCGCTGGGCGTCGACCGCGCGGTCGTGCAGGCCGTGGCCCGCGACTTCGCCGCCGGCTACCGCCAGCTCGACGACGGCCAGGAGTGGTTCGAGCAGATCCGCGCGGTCGCGGCCAAGCACGGCTTCGCCCGCAACGCCAAGGAGTTCAAGAAGAACCCCGAGGGCTTCCCCGGCTCCATCCGCGAGGCCTCGCAGATCATCCGCATCGCCCTCACCGGGTCGACGCGCAGCCCCGACCTGCACGCGATCACGCAGGCACTGGGTCAGGACGAGGTCCTCGCCCGGATCGCCGCGCTCACCAAGTAG
- a CDS encoding DUF1905 domain-containing protein, whose translation MIIVFEAKLWEWDARRADSWVFVSLPADASEDIRELSAEPRRGFGSVRVRVTIGATSWKTSIFPDGSREAYVLPLKRAVREAEGLGVGDTCTVTVELVDF comes from the coding sequence GTGATCATCGTCTTCGAGGCGAAGCTGTGGGAATGGGATGCCCGGCGCGCCGACAGCTGGGTCTTCGTCAGCCTGCCCGCCGACGCGTCGGAGGACATCCGCGAGCTCTCCGCCGAGCCGCGGCGCGGCTTCGGTTCGGTGCGCGTCCGGGTGACGATCGGCGCCACGAGCTGGAAGACCTCGATCTTCCCGGACGGCTCCCGCGAGGCCTACGTCCTGCCCCTCAAGCGGGCGGTCCGGGAAGCCGAAGGCCTCGGCGTGGGGGACACCTGCACCGTGACCGTGGAGCTCGTCGACTTCTGA
- a CDS encoding YbaB/EbfC family nucleoid-associated protein — MSAQMDELIAQFQNFQSKVRQAEARFAGVGDMQERIARLETTVTSPDGTVTVTAGAGGTITDLRLTAGATRVEAGQLAATIMHTIRRAAAGAAQQQAGIVDETFGDAFGVDVSAQVREAQAEAFGTAAAEPASEPQPRQPSRPVRRPVAGDDDDFDQGPILRRS, encoded by the coding sequence ATGTCCGCCCAGATGGACGAGCTGATCGCCCAATTCCAGAACTTCCAGAGCAAGGTGCGGCAAGCCGAGGCCCGCTTCGCCGGCGTTGGTGACATGCAGGAGCGGATCGCCCGGCTGGAGACCACCGTGACCTCGCCGGACGGGACCGTGACCGTCACCGCGGGCGCCGGCGGCACCATCACCGACCTGCGGCTCACCGCCGGGGCCACCCGCGTCGAGGCCGGGCAGCTGGCCGCGACCATCATGCACACCATCCGCCGGGCGGCGGCCGGGGCCGCGCAGCAGCAGGCCGGCATCGTGGACGAGACCTTCGGCGACGCGTTCGGGGTGGACGTCTCGGCGCAGGTGCGCGAAGCCCAGGCGGAGGCGTTCGGAACCGCGGCGGCCGAACCCGCGTCGGAACCTCAGCCGCGGCAGCCGTCGCGGCCCGTCCGCCGGCCCGTCGCCGGGGACGA